One part of the Asterias amurensis chromosome 11, ASM3211899v1 genome encodes these proteins:
- the LOC139944686 gene encoding multidrug resistance-associated protein 1-like, giving the protein MATSSNWKGFCGDYKFWEPALLNSSHPDLSPCFQETVLSWLPLLFIWLVMPFYLYYIKTHDQGYIKVSCLHRIKTVLSALMILLPVVDVGLAISEIISPTQQVAAVYLLTPALTALTMILVFLIIQTERMKGVQSSWMLFVFWCILALCGIVEFISKIYTALEQTQFDLIRFVTFYIFYALGLVQLVCSAIKDNHPEYSIVSDTNACPEATASFISKITFNWFSSMVFRGYKKTLTEKDLWSLLERDKAAAVMPRFFQSWRKENSKSSSHATKKVKSGGHVPMKRMEESSNATSDHGSAFSPGAQSPDSHANSGGADGAEDWVDVSDGASLFKAIARTFGPFFLVGTFLKVLHDILLFVSPQLLRGLINFTVDKGAYKWEGFMYAFLLLGVTLIQSSLLQQYFQICMVTGMQLRTAIIGAVYRKSLFLSNSSRKEATTGEIVNLMSVDAQRLMDLCTFVNTLWSSPFQILVALFFLWRLLGPAVLAGYGAMALMIPLNMYIAIKIRSLQAQQMKAKDARLKLMNEVLNGIKVLKLYAWETAFQQKVMDIRNREVKILRTSSYLQAVMTFIWTSAPFVVSLISFTVYVLADEKNILDAEKVFVSISLFNILKFPFSMLPSMISRTMQAQVSVNRLEQFLKKSELDKDNVKRSSDIDCAINIKDADFAWSRDENLILKHIAVNVQPGSLVAVVGQVGCGKSSLLSAILGDMEKIKGSVTINGSVAYVPQQAWIQNATLRSNVMFGAPLQDAEYQRVIEACALAADLDMLPAGDLTEIGEKGINLSGGQKQRVSLARAVYNNADIYLLDDPLSAVDSHVGKHIFDHVIGPRGLLKDKTRVLVTHGISYLPQVDHIIVIVNGEITEVGSYTELLSHDKAFAEFLRIYSTQAEECDAHSPGSGDAAPHVNSLGDLESSTAVKSHEEEEALMRKIAKDRLRKQREQNAAKATMSKEGDTLIQKETSQTGMTNLKIFAMYIRSLGVVMFFIIFLLYALFNIDAVFVNVWLSRWSNEELVNGTTPGDVRDRYLAVYGMLVVIQGLLLLLASMLLATGVLRASRSIYLRLLTNVMHSPMMFFDTTPVGRILNRFSKDTYTIDETIPFACSTFLRMIMLVVSTFIVITWSTPIFGSVIVPVLIGFALLQRFYISTSRQLQRIESVTRSPIYSHFSETITGATSIRAYSATTRFILQNQSLVDNNQIVYYPKILSNRWLAIRLEFLGSMVVFFAAIFAVIGRDSLNSGIVGLSVSYALEISSLMTMMVRSTCNLETNIVAVERVEEYCSSPTEAPAIIEDKRPPTKWPESGKVEISDYSVRYRDDLSLVLKDISCFITPTEKLGIVGRTGAGKTSLSLALFRVLEAAGGSIKIDDVDISTIGLQDLRSRITIIPQDPVLFAGTLRMNLDPLDQYSDDALWDVLRHSHLNSFVSELAEKLDFKCTEGGENLSLGQRQLICLARALLRKAKILVLDEATAAVDLETDDLIQATIRTEFEDCTVITIAHRLNTIMDSSRILVLDAGEVAEFDTPSELIERGGIFYTMAKDAGLV; this is encoded by the exons GAACCGGCTCTATTGAACTCCAGCCATCCGGACTTGTCGCCCTGTTTCCAAGAAACAGTGCTGTCATGGCTCCCACTACTCTTCATCTGGCTGGTCATGCCTTTCTATCTCTACTACATCAAGACACACGATCAAGGCTACATCAAAGTCTCTTGCCTACACAGGATCAAAACG GTTCTGAGTGCCCTTATGATATTGCTTCCAGTGGTTGATGTAGGATTAGCCATCTCTGAAATCATCTCACCAACTCAACAAGTAGCGGCAGTTTACCTTCTCACACCAGCACTGACAGCTCTTACCATG AtcttggtgtttctaatcaTCCAGACTGAGAGAATGAAAGGAGTCCAGTCATCATGGATGCTGTTTGTATTTTGGTGTATTCTGGCTCTCTGTGGTATTGTGGAGTTCATATCTAAAATATACACAGCACTGGAGCAG ACACAGTTTGACCTGATCCGGTTTGTGACGTTTTACATTTTCTATGCTCTGGGGCTAGTTCAACTTGTTTGTTCAGCAATCAAGGACAACCATCCAGAATATTCAATTGTGTCAGACACG aatgcTTGCCCTGAAGCCACTGCCTCTTTCATCTCCAAGATTACGTTTAACTGGTTCTCAAG TATGGTCTTTCGTGGATACAAGAAGACTCTGACTGAGAAAGATTTATGGTCGCTCCTAGAGAGAGATAAAGCTGCTGCAGTGATGCCAAGATTTTTTCAATCGTGGAGGAAGGAAAATTCCAA AAGCTCAAGTCATGCCACCAAAAAGGTGAAGAGTGGCGGCCATGTACCCATGAAGAGAATGGAAGAATCCAGTAATGCCACCAGCGATCACGGCAGCGCATTCTCCCCTGGAGCGCAATCTCCCGACAGTCATGCAAACAGCGGCGGGGCTGATGGGGCAGAAGATTGGGTGGATGTGAGCGACGGGGCATCTCTCTTCAAGGCGATTGCTCGGACGTTTGGACCCTTCTTTCTCGTTGGCACTTTCTTGAAAGTTCTCCATGATATTTTGCTGTTTGTAAGCCCACAGCTACTAAG AGGGTTGATCAACTTCACAGTGGACAAGGGGGCATACAAGTGGGAAGGCTTCATGTATGCATTCTTATTGCTTGGTGTGACACTGATCCAATCTTCATTACTTCAGCAATACTTCCAAATCTGCATGGTGACTGGCATGCAGCTACGGACGGCCATTATTGGTGCCGTCTACAGAAAG TCTCTTTTCCTGTCCAACTCGTCCCGCAAAGAAGCCACAACTGGAGAGATAGTCAATCTGATGTCAGTGGACGCTCAGCGTCTAATGGACCTCTGCACCTTCGTCAATACTCTCTGGTCCTCGCCGTTCCAGATCTTGGTGGCGCTGTTCTTCTTGTGGCGTTTGCTGGGGCCGGCCGTCCTGGCTGGGTACGGTGCAATGGCGCTTATGATTCCACTCAATATGTACATAGCCATCAAGATCAGATCTCTGCAG GCCCAGCAGATGAAGGCAAAAGATGCCCGCCTAAAACTCATGAATGAAGTCCTGAATGGCATCAAGGTGCTGAAGCTGTACGCCTGGGAGACAGCCTTCCAGCAAAAGGTCATGGACATACGCAACAGGGAAGTCAAGATTCTACGAACCTCATCGTACCTCCAGGCTGTTATGACGTTCATTTGGACAAGCGCTCCCTTTGTC GTGTCACTAATAAGCTTCACTGTGTACGTTCTTGCGGATGAGAAGAACATCTTAGATGCAGAGAAGGTTTTCGTTTCCATCTCACTCTTCAACATTCTCAAGTTTCCCTTCTCCATGTTGCCGAGTATGATCTCCCGCACTATGCAG GCCCAAGTCTCTGTGAATCGCTTGGAACAATTCTTGAAGAAGAGTGAACTAGACAAGGATAACGTAAAGAGGTCTTCTGACATAG ATTGTGCCATCAACATTAAAGATGCAGATTTTGCTTGGTCCAGAGATGAAAATCTGATTCTGAAGCA CATTGCTGTTAACGTTCAGCCTGGTTCCTTGGTGGCTGTGGTGGGACAAGTTGGATGCGGGAAATCCTCTCTACTCTCTGCAATTCTGGGAGACATGGAGAAGATCAAAGGATCGGTCACCATCAAT GGTTCAGTGGCTTACGTCCCTCAGCAAGCCTGGATCCAGAATGCTACACTCAGGAGTAATGTCATGTTTGGAGCACCATTGCAAGATGCAGAGTACCAGCGAGTGATCGAGGCCTGCGCGCTGGCCGCTGATCTAGACATGCTCCCAGCTGGAGATCTCACCGAGATTGGAGAAAAG GGTATTAACCTGAGTGGTGGTCAGAAGCAGCGAGTGAGTTTGGCTCGAGCCGTTTACAACAACGCCGACATCTACCTCCTAGATGACCCTCTCAGCGCAGTGGACTCCCACGTTGGTAAACACATCTTTGATCACGTGATTGGGCCAAGGGGACTCCTGAAGGATAAG ACCCGTGTCCTTGTGACTCATGGGATAAGCTACCTGCCACAAGTGGATCACATAATCGTCATTGTCAATGGAGAAATCACAGAGGTTGGCTCCTACACTGAACTCCTATCTCATGATAAGGCCTTTGCTGAGTTTCTACGTATCTATAGCACACAGGCTGAAGAATGCGATGCCCATTCACCAG GAAGTGGAGATGCAGCACCACATGTCAACAGCCTAGGAGATCTTGA GTCGTCCACTGCAGTAAAGTCTCATGAGGAAGAGGAGGCCCTGATGAGGAAGATCGCTAAGGATCGGCTGAGGAAACAACGAGAGCAAAATGCAGCAAAGGCCACTATGTCTAAGGAAGGAGACACCCTCATCCAGAAAGAAACCTCACAAACAGGCATG ACAAATCTCAAGATCTTCGCTATGTACATCCGTTCTCTGGGCGTGGTCATgttcttcatcatcttcctgCTCTATGCCCTTTTCAACATCGATGCAGTCTTTGTCAATGTCTGGCTCAGTCGTTGGAGCAACGAGGAGCTAGTCAACGGCACAACTCCTGGAGACGTACGCGACCGATACCTAGCAGTCTACGGCATGCTGGTTGTCATACAAG GTTTGTTGCTTCTGCTAGCCTCCATGTTACTAGCAACGGGTGTGCTGCGAGCCTCTCGGAGCATCTACCTCCGGCTGCTGACCAACGTGATGCATTCCCCCATGATGTTCTTCGATACGACTCCAGTCGGCCGCATTCTGAATCGTTTCAGTAAGGACACTTACACAATAGATGAGACGATCCCGTTCGCCTGCTCTACCTTCTTGAGGATGATTATGCTGGTTGTTTCTACCTTCATTGTCATCACGTGGAGCACCCCTATCTTTGGAAGTGTCATTGTGCCGGTACTGATCGGCTTTGCTCTGTTACAG CGATTTTACATCTCAACATCCCGTCAGCTACAGCGGATTGAATCAGTCACTCGATCACCGATTTATTCGCACTTTTCCGAGACCATTACGGGAGCTACGTCAATACGAGCGTACAGCGCAACAACACGCTTTATCCTTCAAAATCAGAGCCTCGTCGATAATAATCAAATTGTGTACTATCCCAAGATCTTGTCCAACAG ATGGCTTGCAATCCGTCTGGAATTCCTTGGGAGTATGGTTGTCTTCTTTGCAGCGATCTTTGCTGTGATTGGTCGAGACAGTCTGAACTCTGGCATTGTGGGACTGTCGGTCTCTTATGCACTGGAG ATCTCAAGTTTGATGACGATGATGGTGAGATCAACCTGTAACCTAGAGACCAATATTGTTGCTGTTGAACGAGTAGAAGAGTATTGTTCGTCTCCTACTGAG GCACCTGCAATTATAGAGGATAAAAGGCCTCCTACGAAGTGGCCTGAATCAGGGAAAGTGGAGATAAGTGACTACAGTGTGCGTTACCGTGACGATCTTAGTCTTGTACTCAAGGATATATCCTGCTTCATTACGCCTACAGAGAAG CTTGGGATTGTGGGACGTACAGGAGCTGGGAAGACTTCTCTTTCTCTGGCCCTCTTCCGTGTCTTAGAGGCGGCAGGAGGCTCTATCAAGATTGATGATGTGGATATCTCAACCATTGGACTCCAAGATCTTAGATCACGAATCACCATCATTCCTCAG GACCCAGTGTTGTTTGCCGGTACCCTGCGTATGAACCTTGACCCCTTAGACCAGTACTCCGATGATGCATTGTGGGATGTTTTGCGACACTCTCATCTGAACTCGTTTGTTTCCGAGTTGGCGGAGAAGTTGGATTTTAAATGCACAGAAGGAGGAGAAAATCTCAG TCTTGGTCAGCGTCAGTTGATCTGTCTTGCTCGTGCTCTGCTCCGTAAAGCCAAGATTCTAGTCCTGGATGAAGCCACAGCTGCAGTGGATCTAGAGACTGATGACCTGATCCAAGCAACGATCCGTACTGAGTTTGAAGATTGTACCGTCATCACCATTGCACATAGACTCAACACCATTATGGACAGCTCCAG AATCTTGGTCCTGGATGCGGGTGAGGTGGCAGAGTTTGACACGCCCAGTGAGCTGATTGAACGAGGGGGCATCTTCTACACAATGGCAAAGGATGCAGGACTGGTCTGA